A region of the Bacillus sp. NP247 genome:
TTTTCATAAACTGCCTCCTCATTATGTATGTTTGTATTTTTAGAATTGTCGCAAAATAGACGTTATTAAGTTATAATAACTAAAAATAGATGTAAGCGTCAATATAAAAACAGAAAATATCGAATCTTCTATTTGTATGGATATCTTTATAAGGTGAGTTGAAAATCGGGTATTAACGGTATTAAAAAATAAATAATTGACTTTTTTCTTAAAATTCAATATGTTCATAAAAACATCTGTTTTTCATAAGTATAATTAATCTGAATGGTTTGTAATTAGGGGAAGGAGAATGAAGCTTTGAAAACATTAGAACTACAAGAGCGTTTAACTGAAATTTTTCAGCATTTACATGAAAACCCTGAAGTAAGCTGGAAGGAATATGAAACGACAGCTTATATTACTAACTTTCTAAAAGAAGAAGGAATTTCATATAAAATATTTGATGATTGCCCTGGCGTGATTGCTGAAATCGGAAGAGGGAATCCAGTTATCGCGATTCGTGCTGATATGGATGCACTATGGCAAGAAGTAGACGGAGAATTTAAAGCGAATCACTCATGCGGCCACGATGCTCATATGACAATTGTGATGGGCCTTATTTTACAATTGAAAAATATGAGATGGGATAGCGGTACTGTTAGATTTATTTTTCAGCCGGCAGAGGAAAAAGGAAATGGTTCCTTAAAGATGGTAGAGAAGGGCGCCGTGGATGATGCTGATTTCTTATTTGGTGTTCATTTAAGGCCGATTGAAGAACTGCCTTTGAAACAAGCAGCCCCATCTATTCGTCACGGAGCTGCAGCATTTTTAGAAGGGATGATTCATGGAGATGATGCACACGGGGCACGCCCACATCAAGGTATAAATGCA
Encoded here:
- a CDS encoding M20 peptidase aminoacylase family protein, with protein sequence MKTLELQERLTEIFQHLHENPEVSWKEYETTAYITNFLKEEGISYKIFDDCPGVIAEIGRGNPVIAIRADMDALWQEVDGEFKANHSCGHDAHMTIVMGLILQLKNMRWDSGTVRFIFQPAEEKGNGSLKMVEKGAVDDADFLFGVHLRPIEELPLKQAAPSIRHGAAAFLEGMIHGDDAHGARPHQGINAIDIISMINIGLKNIWLPPQTSYSVKMTRCQAGGDNLNIIPGNGHFSLDVRAENNILLDELKRKIEQVIQSAESMGSKLSYEWIDLAPGAEVSEEAERFMRKGILEVYGEEGCTGPLYTTGSDDFHYYTVKRPHLKAVMLGLGANLQPGLHHPYMKFDHSCIMDGVEILKQTVLKVLEDRG